The Rhododendron vialii isolate Sample 1 chromosome 5a, ASM3025357v1 genome contains a region encoding:
- the LOC131325589 gene encoding probable pectinesterase/pectinesterase inhibitor 21: MGDGKRRLTVISISSLILVAMVVAVTIGVSQNTSDQSTANRQEVVTSVKAIQNICEPTDYKEVCVDSLTASSAGNTTDPRELIRAAFQVAKEKIQEAAQNSSLLQELSNDPRTKEALANCRDLAESAVVDLGRSFDDIKQIDGSSFDEVLADLKIWLSGAMTYQETCLDGFENTTGDAGEKMKGYLQTAMQLTSNGLAMVAEISNALSQLNIQGFNSRRLLSNELHVVRHGGFPRWISAGTRKLLAKKSKKIKPDLIVAKDGTGKYKTINEALKDIPENSDKTFVLYIKAGVYEEKVQFNRTMTHLMVVGDGPTKTRITGKLNFIDGTSTFHTATVAVLGDYFIAKDIGFENSAGPDKHQAVALRVGADMSVFYNCHMDAYQDTLYAHTYRQFYRDCVISGTIDFVFGDSASVFQGCTFIVRKPLDNQANIVTAQGRKESRQPTGIVLQNCTITADPEYYPVRNTLKSYLGRPWKEHSRTIIMESYIDDLIQPDGWLPWNGTFALDTCFYTEYNNRGPAASTLNRTQWKGVKELTKARVEHFTADHFILGSTWVPATGVPYTPGLIFPPPPDTPKAIESEKEADSSEKKTYRNKSDYEAKKEDDDKKTHHNHHHHSDHIALPPVSTASPSPAPVVPPVPQTVAALPTPVLLSPVSQTAAPAPSPIVPLKKKSKKKSIFALFS; encoded by the exons ATGGGAGACGGCAAAAGGAGACTGACCGTTATTAGCATCTCCTCTTTAATATTGGTGGCGATGGTGGTCGCTGTGACCATTGGAGTCAGCCAAAACACCAGTGACCAAAGCACCGCAAATCGCCAAGAGGTGGTCACCTCTGTCAAAGCCATCCAGAACATTTGCGAGCCCACCGATTACAAGGAGGTCTGCGTTGACAGCCTAACCGCGTCTTCGGCTGGAAACACGACCGATCCGAGAGAACTCATCAGGGCTGCGTTCCAAGTGGCGAAGGAGAAGATTCAGGAGGCTGCGCAGAACTCGAGTTTGTTGcaagagctttccaacgatccGAGGACCAAGGAAGCGCTTGCAAATTGCCGGGATTTGGCTGAATCCGCAGTAGTTGATCTCGGGAGGTCTTTCGATGACATCAAACAGATCGATGGTAGCAGTTTTGATGAAGTGCTTGCCGATTTGAAGATTTGGCTAAGTGGTGCCATGACATACCAAGAAACTTGCTTGGATGGATTTGAGAACACAACGG GTGATGCTGGAGAGAAAATGAAGGGGTACTTGCAAACAGCCATGCAATTGACAAGCAATGGCCTTGCCATGGTGGCAGAGATCTCTAACGCGCTCTCGCAATTGAACATCCAAGGATTCAACAGCCGCCGCCTCCTCTCCAATGAGTTGCACGTTGTGAGGCATGGCGGGTTCCCCCGTTGGATCAGTGCAGGAACGAGGAAACTCCTTGCAAAAAAATCGAAGAAGATCAAACCCGACCTCATTGTCGCCAAGGATGGGACCGGGAAGTACAAGACCATTAATGAAGCCTTGAAGGATATCCCCGAAAATAGCGACAAGACATTTGTGCTGTATATCAAGGCAGGTGTTTATGAAGAGAAAGTGCAGTTTAATCGAACAATGACACATCTGATGGTTGTAGGTGATGGTCCAACCAAGACGAGGATCACCGGCAAGTTGAACTTCATCGACGGAACATCCACCTTCCATACTGCAACCGTCG CTGTTCTTGGAGACTATTTCATTGCCAAGGACATTGGGTTTGAGAACTCTGCCGGTCCAGACAAGCACCAAGCCGTTGCACTGCGCGTTGGAGCCGACATGTCAGTCTTCTACAACTGCCACATGGATGCCTACCAAGACACGCTCTATGCGCACACCTATCGTCAATTCTACCGTGACTGTGTCATTTCCGGAACTATTGATTTCGTTTTTGGTGACAGCGCTTCTGTGTTCCAAGGTTGTACCTTTATCGTCCGAAAACCCCTGGACAACCAGGCAAACATTGTCACGGCACAAGGAAGGAAGGAAAGCCGACAGCCGACAGGCATTGTCCTCCAAAACTGCACCATCACAGCAGATCCAGAGTACTACCCTGTTAGGAACACACTAAAATCGTACCTTGGGCGGCCGTGGAaagaacattcaagaacaaTCATCATGGAGTCGTACATCGATGATTTGATCCAGCCAGATGGATGGTTGCCCTGGAACGGAACCTTCGCCCTTGACACTTGCTTCTATACCGAGTACAACAACAGAGGCCCAGCTGCTTCTACGTTGAACCGTACTCAATGGAAAGGTGTGAAGGAACTCACAAAAGCCCGGGTAGAGCACTTCACAGCCGACCACTTCATACTGGGGAGTACATGGGTTCCTGCGACAGGGGTGCCCTACACTCCTGGCCTTATTTTCCCACCACCACCAGACACTCCTAAGGCTATAGAGTCGGAGAAAGAAGCTGACAGCTCGGAGAAGAAAACATATCGTAACAAGTCAGATTATGAAGCcaaaaaagaagatgatgacAAGAAAACGCATcataatcatcatcatcattcagATCACATAGCCTTACCACCCGTAAGCACAGCTTCTCCTAGCCCAGCCCCAGTCGTACCACCGGTGCCACAAACAGTCGCGGCTCTTCCAACCCCAGTACTCCTATCGCCGGTGTCACAAACAGCTGCCCCGGCTCCTAGCCCGATCGTGCCactcaaaaagaaaagcaaaaagaaaagcatATTTGCGTTGTTTTCTTAG
- the LOC131326678 gene encoding uncharacterized protein LOC131326678 — MAASSSSSSSSSSDVSSSSSGRDIRLSRRRRRRDNKDRDSRKLRKTSRSHAKRRRRRHSSDSSSSHESDSSSDSENEASNPTKRRKQNDRPKKSKEKDKGKSHRHKRNKHKIKEKQQDERSSSPVQLSKFLGRHKEEDGVRRSAVSGKKILLKLDKSKEDKAAESKRTELLKFLNASYD, encoded by the exons atggccGCCTCGTCATCTTCCTCGTCCTCTTCGTCCTCCGACGTCTCGTCGTCTTCCTCCGGCAGAGACATCCGTCTCagtcgccgccgccgccgccgagaCAACAAAGACAGAGACTCCCGAAAACTCCGCAAGACCAGCCGCTCCCACGCCAAACGCCGTCGTAGGCGTCACTCTTCCGATTCTTCTTCCTCCCACga ATCTGACAGCTCTTCAGACAGTGAGAATGAAGCTTCTAATCCGACAAAGAGGCGCAAACAAAATGATAGACCTAAAAAG AGCAAGGAAAAGGACAAAGGGAAGAGTCATCGGCACAAACGTAATAAGCATAAAATTAAAGAG AAGCAGCAGGATGAGAGAAGTAGCAGTCCTGTTCAGCTTTCAAAG TTTCTTGGTCGCCACAAAGAGGAGGATGGTGTCCGCCGCAGTGCCGTCTCTGGCAAGAAG ATACTGTTGAAGCTTGATAAATCAAAGGAGGACAAGGCTGCAGAAAGTAAACGAACTGAATTGCTGAAATTCTTGAATGCTAGTTATGATTGA
- the LOC131326949 gene encoding uncharacterized protein LOC131326949, with product MSLQAMNLIHKRAQRTDNEAGLCFCKIKRTHGLPCFHDIVLFRFVDRPIPLSAIHPHWSTLSMHAQRHIDEGARSGRAALIERLNEMDSDSRESMMDRFLYMADPSHYTVRPLTYNTEHRGRPTSRDKHNRGRIPSVTVSTSESWASRIPTSRRSNGRDHLVLKFSDQYQRYISHCVDVRSDCHCGFRAIAAQLYGSEDEWAQVRQDLIQEIEQNWVLYDQLYP from the coding sequence ATGTCATTACAGGCAATGAACTTGATCCATAAGCGGGCACAACGCACTGATAACGAAGCCGGCCTTTGCTTTTGTAAGATCAAAAGGacacacggattgccatgcTTTCACGATATTGTACTTTTCCGTTTTGTGGACAGGCCAATTCCATTAAGCGCTATCCACCCTCACTGGAGTACGTTGTCCATGCACGCCCAGAGGCATATTGACGAGGGAGCACGATCCGGCAGGGCAGCGCTGATTGAAAGATTAAATGAAATGGATTCCGACAGTCGAGAGTCTATGATGGATAGGTTTCTCTATATGGCGGATCCATCTCATTACACAGTTCGACCCCTAACATACAACACAGAACACAGGGGTCGACCTACAAGCAGAGATAAGCATAATAGAGGTCGCATACCTTCTGTAACAGTATCCACTTCAGAATCTTGGGCCTCACGTATTCCAACATCGCGAAGGAGCAATGGGAGGGATCACCTCGTTCTGAAATTTTCTGATCAGTATCAGCGTTATATTTCCCACTGTGTTGACGTTCGATCCGACTGTCATTGTGGCTTCAGGGCGATAGCCGCGCAACTCTATGGTTCTGAAGATGAATGGGCTCAAGTACGACAGGACCTTATccaagagattgaacaaaattgggTCCTGTATGATCAGCTTTATCCATAA